CATGTGTTACCCATGTCCCGGCACACCTGTTACCTATGTCCCCGGTCTATACAGTGGACGCACTTATAACATGATATTCGGGGACAAGAATGAAGTACGCTCCTTTTCCGATATATGGGAGGGGGGAATGCCCGGCTATCTCGTGTGGTTGAACGCGAGGTTATATGAGATGAAGCGTCTACTAAAACTGCAAGGGACAATCTACGTGCACTTGGACTGGCACGCCGTGCACTACATCAAGGTCGAACTCGACAAGTTATTCGGGTATGGAGGGAAGAAGGGTCCTGGATTCAAGTGCGAGCTGGTCTACTACGATGACTGGGGAGGACGCGGCGAAGGTCTGTGGGCATCAAAACACTATAGTATACTTATGTATACGAAATCAGAAAAGTGGTTTTTCAACGCCGATGAGATAAGGGTACCCTACAAGACCCAGACAAAAGGACGCAAGAACCCCCTTGTTTCGAAGGAGAAGGTTCAGCGTGGGAAGGTTCCACACACAGTGTTGGGGGAGATCAAACTTCACGCGAATTCAAAGGAACGAATCGGTTACCCTACGCAGAAGCCAGAGGCATTACTGGAGAAGCTGATTAGGGCAAGCAGCGACGAAGGCGATGTGGTTGCAGACTTTTTTGTCGGTGGTGGGACCACTGCTGCGGTTGCCCAGAGGCTCAATCGTCGATGGGTTGTGTGTGATCAGAGCCGCATAGCAGTGGCCATAACGGCAGACAGAGTTCGAAAGGTTGTTGAGAGTGTCGGCAAGCTATTTGCAATCCCTGATTTCACTGTCGAGCATTGGGGTGTGTATGAAATCCCGGAACTCGAAAAAATGTCGGCAGAGAAATTCCGTAAATTTGTGGTGAAGGCTTACGGTGGTAGGCCGGAGGATATTCACCCCCTGATCCACGGGGCCCGACGAAATGTGCCAATATTTGTTGGTGAACCCAGCCAGCGCAGCCAAATCACTAAAGTGGATGTCGGACAATTTGCACAGGCGATATGGAGGGAGCGACATAGCAATTTCGGGACAATGCTTGCTTGGAACTTTTCGCTTGACGCCCGCAAGGCGGCCCAAATCCTTGCGGCTCGCGAGAACAAGCGTATAGACTTTGTGCGGCTTTCTCTTATTCGGTTCGAAGACGATGAATTTAGCCAACATGTACGCCACAAACACCCTGATTATGGGGATTTACTGAGTTTTGTTCAGCCGCCTGAGATACGTGTACACTACAAGAAAGTCGGAACTCGCAAATACCTTTTTGACGTATCAGAATCAGTGAGTTTGAACAGAGACGGGGAGATTGCAAACGTTCAATGGGATTTCGATTTCAAGACCCGGTTCACTACCACACAGGGGTACTCATTTCTGAGGGAAAAGAAAACTGGGAGACCGCAGCTGGTTGTGGAGTATCAATTCCCAGAAACGGGGAAGTTTAGTGTTGCCTGCTCCGTACAAGACAATCAGGGGGGCGAAAGAACGAAGATCTTCACTATCAAGGTGGAGAGATAGGTGCACAACTACTTCCTTAGATACGAACAAGATTTTGACGAGTGGAGAACTGCTGGCTTTCCTGAAGTCTCGCCTCTTACGCACGATTTCATTGAGCACATTCTAAGGCCCGACCAGAAAAGGAGACTCTGGAAACACCAAGAAGAGGCCTTGTTACGAACCATCTATGCCTACGAACTACTTGAAGTAAAGAACGCACTGCTCAATATCGTTACAGGTGGGGGCAAGACGGCCATTATTGCTGCAGTTATGGCCTGGTTGAAGACTTCTCATAACGTGCACAAGTTCCTTGTGCTCTGCTCCAATACAATCGTACGCGACCGCTTGGAAGATGACCTGAGAAACGCGAAGGTATTTCGTGATTTCGGATTCCTTCCGCCAGGCTATGAGCACTGCACAAACGAGTTGGGGCTGCACATTCTCGAGCCGGGATCTACTCCGCAGGGAATCCTAGAGAACGGGATTGTCCTCGGTAACATCCATCAGCTGTACCGGTCTAACATCAGTGGTAGACGCAATCTCGCTTACATAATGAACTATGTCGATGAGATCGCGATTTTTAATGACGAGGCTCACAATACCCCGGCTCCCGAATATGATAATGTGCTCTTCGCGCTTTCTAGTAAGTGCAAATTCCGGCTTGACACAACCGCAACACCGGACCGTGCTGACGGGAAGGCGCCAGACAGCCGTATGATCTGCGAATACGTGATAGAAGACGCACAGGCCGAGGTCCCGCCTATCATCAAGAACGTTGTAGTGTATCAGCCAGAGATTGGATTAGTTCAACTGACCTACACCAACCCAGAAACAGGCGAACGGCGCACTGTGGACGAAATGGATGAGGAGTTCGAAAAAATAGAGAAGGGGCTGACGGCTACGCAATGGGTTACAGATCCCGATCCGATGCGGAAGCAAATTCAGATTGCCATCAACCGCTTGCAGGAACAAAAGCGTCGCGCAAAGTCCATTGGACGGGGACAATACGACCCATTACTCTTTGTAG
This genomic window from candidate division TA06 bacterium contains:
- a CDS encoding site-specific DNA-methyltransferase codes for the protein MCYPCPGTPVTYVPGLYSGRTYNMIFGDKNEVRSFSDIWEGGMPGYLVWLNARLYEMKRLLKLQGTIYVHLDWHAVHYIKVELDKLFGYGGKKGPGFKCELVYYDDWGGRGEGLWASKHYSILMYTKSEKWFFNADEIRVPYKTQTKGRKNPLVSKEKVQRGKVPHTVLGEIKLHANSKERIGYPTQKPEALLEKLIRASSDEGDVVADFFVGGGTTAAVAQRLNRRWVVCDQSRIAVAITADRVRKVVESVGKLFAIPDFTVEHWGVYEIPELEKMSAEKFRKFVVKAYGGRPEDIHPLIHGARRNVPIFVGEPSQRSQITKVDVGQFAQAIWRERHSNFGTMLAWNFSLDARKAAQILAARENKRIDFVRLSLIRFEDDEFSQHVRHKHPDYGDLLSFVQPPEIRVHYKKVGTRKYLFDVSESVSLNRDGEIANVQWDFDFKTRFTTTQGYSFLREKKTGRPQLVVEYQFPETGKFSVACSVQDNQGGERTKIFTIKVER